In the Pseudodesulfovibrio senegalensis genome, one interval contains:
- a CDS encoding type II 3-dehydroquinate dehydratase, which translates to MGAYTILVANGPNLGHLGVRQPEIYGSRGMDDLPGMVASLMGDRADGVALEFFQSNSEGALIDRFELAREQGVNGIAFNAGAYTHTSLALADCLAWIDVPCVEVHLSNIWARTGEPLRQQSLMGRRCVGVIAGFGILSYALAVQALVEHLEAEC; encoded by the coding sequence ATGGGCGCGTATACCATACTTGTAGCAAATGGTCCCAATTTGGGCCACTTGGGCGTTCGTCAGCCTGAAATTTACGGTAGCCGGGGCATGGACGACCTGCCGGGCATGGTTGCCTCACTCATGGGAGATCGCGCCGACGGTGTGGCTTTGGAGTTTTTCCAGTCCAATTCGGAAGGCGCTCTGATCGACCGTTTTGAACTGGCCCGGGAGCAGGGCGTGAACGGCATCGCCTTCAATGCCGGTGCGTACACGCATACCAGCTTGGCTTTGGCCGATTGCCTTGCGTGGATAGACGTTCCCTGCGTGGAGGTTCACCTGAGCAATATATGGGCGCGGACCGGCGAGCCGCTCAGGCAGCAGAGCCTCATGGGCAGGCGTTGTGTCGGGGTCATTGCCGGTTTTGGAATTCTGAGTTATGCCTTGGCTGTTCAAGCGCTCGTTGAGCATCTTGAAGCCGAGTGTTGA
- a CDS encoding DNA translocase FtsK: MARKATKETAQPVKRHRKELTGLALLFLSVFLFLSVYSFDPGDPSFNQAVSGHDVHNLMGVAGSHLAGLVVQAFGVGAVVCPILFLYWGLSLFIPRLRMTAKRWIGVAGLFLSLLAWACHPWIADVPPNAYGFVGGGFLGREIICRLTLPYLRPAGAFLLWLFVTVACLQLFIGFSWSGFFLFVQRCLAAVAATIVGTWQGFMARRELHKEKRGMREMSDDDPDAGLDADDFPLTLGETSESAAQSGQQPVVAAARENRKKRKSTNASKPAPRRPVVSSSGEYPDLALLSEPPQQADTGPNKSLLEQRAQRLTECFADFNIQGEIQQVIPGPVVTMFEYKPAPGIKVSKIENLTDDIAMALKATSVRIEAPIPGKDSVGIEIPNEERQVVYLHDVFRSNAFSKSASPLTLAIGMDIEGTPQVADLAKMPHLLVAGATGAGKSVCLNSFLLSILYKASPDEVKLLLVDPKRIELAPYASLPHLVHPVVTDMSLAKSALEWAVFEMDCRYESMAKLGVRNIEAYNKKLASLGDDRPEGLEALKNMPYLVIIIDELADLMMTAAKEVEMHIVRLAQLARAAGIHLILATQRPSVDVVTGLIKANFPTRISFFVTSKFDSRTILDAVGAERLLGRGDMLFKPSGGKLKRMHGAFVDESEIAGVVNFWNERTPQEFELDFSDWRKDDGGGVAGVGGASSDDPVYNEAVQFVLTQGKASISLIQRRFRIGFNRAARYIEQMEQDGMLGPQEGSKPRKVIKPE; this comes from the coding sequence ATGGCTCGAAAGGCAACAAAGGAAACAGCTCAGCCCGTGAAACGACACCGCAAGGAGTTGACCGGACTGGCTCTGCTGTTTCTTTCGGTATTTCTTTTTTTGAGCGTTTATTCGTTTGATCCCGGTGATCCCTCATTCAATCAGGCCGTGAGCGGGCACGATGTCCATAACCTTATGGGGGTGGCCGGTTCGCATCTGGCCGGACTCGTGGTACAAGCCTTTGGTGTCGGCGCTGTCGTATGTCCGATTCTTTTTTTGTACTGGGGGTTATCACTTTTTATTCCGCGCCTGCGTATGACCGCCAAGCGCTGGATCGGAGTAGCTGGGCTTTTTCTCAGCCTGCTGGCTTGGGCCTGTCATCCCTGGATTGCCGATGTCCCTCCCAATGCCTACGGATTTGTGGGAGGTGGATTTTTGGGGCGGGAAATCATTTGTCGCCTTACATTGCCGTATCTGCGTCCTGCCGGCGCTTTTTTGTTGTGGCTTTTCGTGACCGTTGCTTGTCTGCAACTTTTTATCGGATTCAGCTGGAGCGGTTTTTTCCTGTTTGTCCAACGTTGCTTGGCCGCAGTGGCCGCTACTATTGTTGGGACTTGGCAGGGATTCATGGCCCGGCGTGAACTCCACAAGGAAAAGCGGGGCATGCGCGAGATGTCGGATGATGATCCGGACGCAGGTCTTGATGCAGATGACTTTCCCCTCACTCTCGGGGAGACTTCCGAATCTGCTGCGCAGAGCGGACAACAACCCGTGGTTGCGGCGGCGCGAGAAAACAGGAAAAAACGCAAGAGCACCAATGCCTCCAAGCCTGCACCTCGCAGGCCCGTCGTGTCCTCTTCTGGTGAGTATCCGGACCTTGCTCTTTTGAGCGAACCGCCTCAACAAGCAGACACCGGACCGAACAAGTCCTTATTGGAACAGAGGGCACAGCGACTTACTGAATGTTTTGCCGATTTCAATATTCAGGGCGAAATTCAACAGGTAATCCCCGGCCCTGTGGTGACCATGTTCGAATACAAGCCTGCCCCGGGAATCAAGGTCAGCAAGATCGAAAATCTGACCGACGACATTGCCATGGCCCTCAAGGCCACCTCCGTGCGTATCGAGGCCCCGATTCCGGGCAAGGACAGCGTGGGGATCGAGATTCCCAACGAGGAACGTCAAGTCGTGTATTTGCATGACGTGTTTCGCTCCAATGCTTTTTCCAAAAGCGCATCGCCTCTTACCTTGGCCATTGGCATGGATATAGAGGGGACCCCGCAGGTTGCTGATCTCGCCAAGATGCCGCATTTGCTGGTTGCGGGCGCGACCGGCGCGGGCAAAAGCGTATGCCTGAACAGTTTTTTGTTGAGCATTCTCTACAAGGCCTCGCCTGACGAGGTGAAGCTGCTTTTGGTGGACCCCAAGCGAATCGAGCTTGCACCGTATGCTTCGCTGCCGCATTTGGTGCACCCTGTGGTGACGGACATGTCTTTGGCCAAGAGTGCTCTTGAGTGGGCGGTTTTTGAAATGGATTGCCGCTATGAAAGCATGGCCAAGCTCGGGGTGCGCAACATCGAGGCATACAACAAGAAGTTGGCGTCGCTGGGTGATGATCGTCCCGAAGGGTTGGAAGCCTTGAAGAACATGCCGTATTTGGTGATCATCATTGATGAGTTGGCCGACCTGATGATGACTGCGGCCAAGGAAGTGGAGATGCACATCGTACGTCTGGCCCAGCTGGCTCGAGCTGCAGGCATTCATCTCATCCTCGCTACCCAGCGACCGAGCGTCGATGTGGTTACCGGGCTGATCAAAGCCAACTTTCCCACGCGCATTTCGTTTTTCGTGACCTCCAAGTTCGACTCCCGCACTATTCTGGATGCCGTTGGTGCCGAACGCCTGCTGGGACGTGGTGATATGCTTTTCAAGCCGAGCGGCGGCAAACTCAAGCGAATGCATGGTGCGTTTGTCGATGAATCCGAAATTGCCGGAGTGGTAAATTTTTGGAATGAACGCACTCCTCAGGAATTCGAACTTGATTTCAGCGATTGGCGCAAGGATGACGGCGGCGGTGTTGCCGGTGTGGGAGGAGCCTCCTCGGACGACCCTGTGTACAACGAGGCGGTACAGTTTGTGCTTACACAGGGAAAGGCCTCCATTTCGTTGATTCAGCGCCGTTTTCGTATCGGTTTCAACCGTGCGGCCCGTTACATTGAGCAAATGGAGCAGGACGGTATGCTCGGTCCTCAGGAAGGTAGCAAGCCCAGAAAAGTCATCAAGCCGGAATAA
- a CDS encoding LptF/LptG family permease has product MRLLRFGTLEQYLVRQNLFYILVCLAVGACIYLLSDLFDRLDDFMEAGLGVQTMLYYFGVKIPVIFSQIFPAVFLLSVVIQLGVMSRNREVVALRAGGVSMNWFVRFFVVYGFLLSCFLFVFSQYVGVYGEQEASRIWKEDVHKKEMDEVVLTNLWFRDGPYIVHAGTALPALSRAMDVTVYEFDLDSERLIRIISAQKALIDEHGWGLTEAQELDSRSFVSTMRSTQFLPVRQGLDAFREAESKSKHGRMPIWELSDLIEKLEISGSNVEALRTVWHSKWSYAFAVLTMSLVALAVFTFQDNVYAGIGLSLVLVFSYYALYVVGVSAGQKGLLPPVAAAWLANVVFCAGAGGRLLWVGSPTFERMVRDWLGMLPIRGRGV; this is encoded by the coding sequence ATGCGTCTTCTCCGTTTCGGCACGCTGGAGCAGTATCTTGTCCGCCAGAATCTGTTTTATATTCTGGTTTGTCTTGCCGTGGGGGCCTGCATTTACCTTTTGTCCGACCTGTTCGACCGACTTGATGACTTCATGGAAGCAGGACTTGGCGTCCAGACCATGCTGTACTATTTCGGAGTCAAGATTCCGGTCATTTTTTCCCAGATTTTTCCGGCCGTGTTTCTGCTTTCCGTGGTCATCCAATTGGGCGTTATGAGCCGCAACCGTGAAGTTGTTGCACTACGGGCGGGCGGTGTCTCCATGAATTGGTTTGTCCGTTTTTTTGTTGTGTACGGCTTTTTGCTGAGTTGTTTCTTGTTTGTTTTTTCCCAGTATGTCGGGGTGTATGGAGAACAGGAAGCCAGCAGAATATGGAAAGAGGACGTTCACAAGAAAGAGATGGATGAAGTTGTCCTGACCAACCTCTGGTTTCGGGACGGACCGTACATCGTGCATGCCGGGACCGCCTTGCCCGCCTTGAGCAGGGCCATGGACGTGACCGTCTATGAATTTGATCTTGATTCCGAGCGGCTCATTCGCATCATCTCCGCGCAAAAGGCTCTGATTGATGAACATGGGTGGGGATTGACCGAAGCACAGGAACTGGATTCCAGATCATTTGTTTCGACCATGCGCAGCACCCAGTTTCTGCCTGTGCGTCAGGGGTTGGACGCATTTCGGGAGGCAGAAAGCAAAAGCAAGCATGGCAGGATGCCCATTTGGGAGCTTTCCGATCTCATCGAAAAGCTCGAGATATCCGGTTCCAACGTGGAAGCCCTGCGTACGGTCTGGCACTCCAAATGGTCATATGCATTTGCCGTGTTGACCATGTCGTTGGTGGCATTGGCCGTGTTCACTTTCCAAGACAATGTCTATGCCGGAATCGGTTTGTCCTTGGTTCTGGTTTTCAGCTATTACGCCCTGTATGTTGTGGGAGTTTCTGCCGGCCAGAAAGGGTTGTTGCCGCCGGTTGCGGCCGCATGGCTGGCCAATGTCGTGTTTTGTGCCGGCGCCGGTGGTCGTCTGTTGTGGGTTGGAAGTCCCACTTTCGAGCGCATGGTGCGGGATTGGTTGGGCATGTTGCCCATTCGGGGACGCGGGGTTTAA
- the efp gene encoding elongation factor P, which yields MVSTAEFKNGMKIEIDGKPFEIIKSEHYKPGKGGAIVRTKLKQLITGQVLDKTFRSGEKVKRADVSMQDMQYLYKDGSDFVFMNLESYDQMFVPAANVGEKGGYIKEGDTVKVLLYNGELIGVDLPASVVLEVTETEPGVQGDRVSGATKPATMETGLNALVPLFINQGDKVKIDTRSGDYLGRE from the coding sequence ATGGTTTCCACGGCTGAATTTAAGAATGGAATGAAAATAGAGATCGACGGCAAGCCCTTTGAGATCATCAAGTCCGAGCACTACAAGCCGGGCAAGGGCGGGGCCATTGTTCGCACCAAGCTCAAGCAGTTGATCACGGGACAGGTCTTGGACAAGACGTTTCGTTCCGGTGAAAAGGTGAAACGGGCCGACGTGTCCATGCAGGACATGCAGTACCTGTACAAGGATGGCTCGGATTTCGTGTTCATGAATCTTGAGAGCTATGACCAGATGTTCGTGCCCGCCGCAAATGTCGGAGAAAAGGGCGGCTACATCAAGGAAGGCGATACCGTGAAGGTCTTGCTGTACAATGGAGAGCTTATCGGCGTGGATCTGCCTGCTTCGGTGGTACTTGAAGTGACCGAAACCGAACCCGGAGTGCAAGGTGATCGCGTGAGCGGCGCAACCAAGCCGGCCACCATGGAAACCGGGTTGAATGCTCTGGTTCCCCTGTTTATCAATCAGGGTGACAAGGTCAAGATTGACACCCGTTCCGGAGACTATCTCGGGCGGGAATAG
- a CDS encoding undecaprenyl-diphosphate phosphatase: MAEWFVAVILGIVEGLSEFLPISSTGHLIIVGYLLGFTGLKAEIFEVVIQLGAILAVVQLYRHRFAGLLRHDPKHAFSGIRGLCMLALTCFPASLLGLLTHEYIKTSLFGPSTVALALAVGAIMILIVEHFVKSSKTHRVDHLSLMQALGIGCFQCLALWPGFSRSAATIMGGMILGASRSVAAEYSFIAAVPIMIMATTFDMVQNYHLLTRNDLLFIGIGFLVSYAAALFAIKSFLYILRKTTLKPFAWYRLAVAPLIYFFWAD, encoded by the coding sequence ATGGCAGAATGGTTTGTCGCCGTCATTCTCGGCATAGTCGAAGGCCTGTCCGAATTCCTTCCCATATCCAGCACCGGACACCTGATCATCGTGGGCTACCTGCTGGGCTTCACCGGTCTCAAGGCCGAAATATTTGAGGTCGTGATTCAGCTTGGCGCAATACTGGCCGTGGTGCAGCTCTATCGCCACCGCTTCGCAGGCCTGCTCCGGCACGATCCAAAACATGCTTTTTCCGGAATTCGCGGCCTTTGCATGCTCGCCCTGACATGTTTCCCGGCTTCACTGCTGGGTCTTTTGACACATGAATACATCAAAACATCCTTGTTCGGCCCATCCACCGTGGCCCTGGCACTTGCCGTTGGCGCAATCATGATCCTGATCGTGGAGCATTTCGTCAAATCGAGCAAAACACATCGCGTGGACCACCTGAGCCTCATGCAGGCCCTGGGCATAGGTTGCTTCCAATGTCTGGCCCTGTGGCCGGGCTTCTCCCGTTCCGCAGCTACCATCATGGGCGGCATGATTCTCGGCGCAAGTCGATCCGTTGCAGCGGAATACTCCTTCATCGCCGCAGTTCCCATCATGATAATGGCCACGACTTTCGACATGGTCCAAAACTACCACCTGCTGACCCGCAACGACCTGCTCTTCATCGGCATCGGTTTTCTCGTGTCCTATGCAGCCGCGTTGTTCGCCATCAAAAGCTTTCTGTACATCCTGCGCAAAACAACGCTGAAGCCCTTTGCATGGTACAGGCTGGCTGTGGCTCCGCTTATATATTTCTTCTGGGCCGACTAA
- a CDS encoding PAS domain S-box protein → MSKNIRKGTADDLAHAQKRIHRLEQELARLKTEKHNDTERFRLLFERTPVGYQSLDENGNFLEINQTWLDILGYSREEVIGRNFSDFLPNEWKEHFKTNFPRFRAIGEIMGVEFELVRKDGSRILVSFNGKIGKHDDGSFKQTHCIFRDITSARKIEQETQEAQERFRIMVEEMPVLIHAHGADNNYVYWNKECERVLGWSREEIIGNPEAANLLYPDPETQKRVEKRHNCRSTYKSVEIPTTAKDGSTKIIQWTDGSHTCPVPGWRGWETGIDLSAQRKAEQAEQDNYKKYTTYINHSPAGFFLIDAHGRFTDVNQATLDMLGYDRKSIVGLHVSEIDKSESQRDIEKTLNNLKKNGSFRGERGFRHQAGHIISVFLQAVKLDDDRSMAFFQDISELKDTQERLQKTLDSTNDGIWDYNLQTGEFKCSRRWAEMLGYTPNDIPAIGCHCEQSVHPEDKKAFQTAFSDYVHGRCDDYEIEFRLRSKSGKYKWIYSRGKAVARDEKGLPTRMMGAHTDITERKRIEEELRTAKNTFEGLLDIVPDMISIHDPEFNIVYSNWNGFGHVPKDRRTLGSKCYKTYRGHDTICPDCQARNVLATGKSFHTEMQLPDGMWVDLRVLPLVNEDGQVPLFMEWVRDITSHKKAEQTLIYNERELQRTLDRLNSHINNSPLGVIEWDDDGRISKWSKRCNEIFGWKAEEVVNRNWNDWEFVHADDREFVSKKTSKLYDGSDDYNTIVNRNYTKDGSIVSCRWHNSSFKDGAGKVQSILSQIEDVTELTQVQKQLAESENKFRNMFENMASGVAVYSPVGDGHDFLFEDFNPMAEIITGISREKVIGKTLLQVFPQMAQSPLLESLRKVWKTEQFIYHPPFYYHDSHGEGWRENRIYSLPSGKIVVIFDDVTERMETQEELVKAKEKAEVANKAKSEFLANMSHEIRTPLNGMMGMLQLFLETDLDQEQQEYTRAAMDASKRLNNLLTDILDISKIDAGSMRLDRKPFDIRKTVKQACGLFDIASRQNNVALLCNLEPSIPRFVLGDSLRLHQVLNNLIGNAFKFTNSGVITVEVIKLSPLSEKTCRLLFSVSDTGEGIPGDKLAQLFSPFTQVDGSMTRRHQGAGLGLSICKKIVNMMGGSLSVESKDGAGSTFHFCIQFDLPQKTEFQSEEPAATPTPSLEGVSILLAEDDHVNQISMARVLEKNGATVCIAQNGSEALAMLRKHPFDLVFMDLQMPIMDGLDATAAIRRGEAGEANKTTKIIALTAHAMSEDFDKTIDAGMDMHLTKPVDFNELKKAIAKMLK, encoded by the coding sequence ATGAGTAAAAATATTCGAAAGGGCACGGCGGACGACCTTGCACATGCCCAAAAACGAATACACCGACTTGAGCAGGAGCTTGCCAGATTAAAAACCGAAAAACACAATGATACGGAACGGTTCAGGCTGCTTTTCGAACGAACCCCCGTTGGTTACCAATCTCTTGATGAAAACGGTAATTTTCTGGAAATCAACCAGACATGGCTCGACATCCTTGGCTACTCCCGCGAAGAAGTTATTGGTAGAAATTTTTCCGACTTTCTCCCCAACGAATGGAAAGAACACTTCAAAACAAACTTCCCCCGGTTTCGAGCCATCGGAGAAATCATGGGGGTGGAGTTTGAGCTGGTACGAAAGGACGGGTCAAGGATACTTGTATCGTTTAACGGAAAGATAGGAAAACACGATGACGGGTCATTCAAGCAGACTCATTGTATATTTCGAGACATAACGAGTGCACGCAAGATTGAACAGGAAACACAGGAAGCCCAGGAACGTTTCCGCATCATGGTTGAAGAAATGCCCGTGCTTATCCATGCGCATGGGGCCGACAACAACTATGTCTATTGGAACAAGGAATGTGAACGGGTACTGGGTTGGTCTCGCGAAGAAATAATCGGAAACCCGGAGGCAGCCAACCTCCTGTATCCTGATCCTGAAACACAAAAAAGGGTCGAAAAAAGACACAATTGTCGCTCAACATACAAGAGTGTGGAAATTCCAACGACCGCCAAAGATGGCAGCACAAAAATCATTCAATGGACTGACGGCTCTCACACATGCCCCGTGCCGGGATGGAGAGGATGGGAAACAGGTATCGACCTCTCGGCTCAACGCAAGGCCGAACAGGCGGAACAGGACAACTACAAAAAATACACAACCTATATCAACCATTCACCGGCGGGATTTTTTCTCATTGATGCACACGGCCGTTTTACCGATGTCAATCAGGCAACACTTGATATGCTTGGCTATGACCGAAAAAGCATCGTCGGCCTGCATGTTTCCGAAATAGACAAAAGTGAATCCCAAAGAGACATTGAAAAAACGCTCAACAATCTGAAAAAGAACGGTTCCTTTCGTGGCGAAAGAGGTTTTCGACACCAGGCGGGGCATATAATAAGTGTCTTTCTTCAGGCCGTGAAGCTTGATGATGACCGTTCGATGGCTTTTTTCCAGGATATTTCCGAATTGAAAGACACGCAGGAACGGCTGCAAAAAACCCTGGACTCAACCAACGATGGAATATGGGACTACAATCTGCAAACCGGAGAATTCAAATGCTCACGCCGTTGGGCGGAAATGCTCGGCTATACACCGAACGATATTCCGGCCATCGGGTGTCACTGCGAACAAAGCGTCCACCCCGAAGACAAAAAAGCATTTCAGACCGCTTTTTCAGATTACGTTCACGGCAGGTGCGATGACTATGAAATCGAATTCCGCCTGAGGTCAAAATCGGGAAAATACAAATGGATATATTCCCGAGGCAAAGCTGTAGCAAGAGACGAAAAGGGCCTGCCAACCCGAATGATGGGAGCGCACACGGATATAACGGAACGGAAAAGGATCGAAGAAGAACTTCGGACGGCAAAAAACACATTTGAAGGGCTTCTCGACATCGTTCCGGACATGATTTCAATCCATGACCCTGAATTCAACATTGTATACAGCAATTGGAACGGATTTGGGCATGTTCCCAAGGATCGAAGGACCCTCGGCTCCAAATGCTACAAAACATACCGCGGCCATGACACCATCTGTCCGGATTGCCAAGCGAGAAATGTGCTTGCAACCGGCAAGAGCTTTCACACCGAAATGCAGCTTCCAGATGGCATGTGGGTGGATCTCCGAGTACTTCCCCTGGTGAATGAAGATGGCCAGGTGCCATTGTTCATGGAATGGGTTCGCGACATTACATCCCACAAAAAGGCAGAGCAAACGCTGATATACAACGAACGCGAGTTGCAGCGAACTCTCGACCGACTCAATTCTCACATAAACAATTCCCCCCTGGGTGTGATCGAATGGGATGATGACGGCCGAATTTCAAAATGGTCCAAACGGTGCAATGAGATCTTCGGGTGGAAAGCCGAGGAGGTTGTCAACCGCAACTGGAACGACTGGGAATTCGTTCATGCTGATGACCGCGAATTTGTTTCGAAAAAAACATCAAAACTCTATGATGGAAGCGATGACTACAACACCATCGTCAACCGCAACTATACCAAAGACGGCTCCATTGTTTCGTGCCGCTGGCACAATTCGAGCTTCAAGGATGGTGCGGGCAAGGTACAAAGCATCCTGTCCCAAATAGAAGACGTTACCGAACTGACTCAGGTACAAAAGCAACTTGCTGAAAGTGAAAACAAATTCAGGAACATGTTCGAAAACATGGCAAGCGGTGTGGCCGTGTATTCCCCGGTTGGTGATGGGCACGACTTTCTTTTTGAAGACTTCAATCCCATGGCTGAAATAATTACCGGCATATCAAGAGAAAAGGTGATTGGAAAAACACTTTTGCAGGTATTTCCCCAAATGGCCCAATCTCCCCTGCTGGAAAGCTTGCGCAAGGTCTGGAAAACGGAACAATTCATATACCACCCCCCGTTTTACTACCATGACAGCCACGGGGAAGGGTGGCGGGAAAATCGAATATACAGCCTCCCTTCCGGGAAGATCGTCGTGATTTTTGACGATGTGACCGAACGGATGGAAACTCAGGAAGAGCTGGTCAAAGCCAAGGAAAAGGCAGAAGTTGCGAACAAGGCAAAATCCGAATTTCTTGCCAACATGAGCCATGAAATACGCACGCCGCTCAACGGGATGATGGGAATGCTCCAACTTTTTCTGGAAACAGATCTGGACCAAGAACAGCAGGAATACACACGCGCAGCAATGGATGCTTCAAAACGTTTGAACAATCTTCTCACTGACATTTTGGATATTTCCAAAATCGACGCCGGCAGCATGCGCCTTGACCGCAAGCCATTCGACATACGCAAGACGGTTAAACAGGCCTGTGGGCTCTTTGATATTGCATCCCGGCAAAACAACGTTGCACTCCTGTGCAATCTTGAGCCTTCGATTCCCCGATTCGTACTTGGCGATTCCCTTCGTTTGCATCAGGTTCTCAACAACCTGATAGGAAACGCGTTCAAATTCACGAACTCAGGCGTCATAACCGTCGAGGTAATCAAGCTGTCACCGTTGTCTGAAAAGACATGCCGCCTGCTTTTTTCCGTTTCCGACACAGGTGAAGGAATACCCGGAGACAAGTTGGCCCAACTTTTTTCTCCGTTCACACAGGTTGACGGAAGCATGACCCGAAGGCATCAGGGGGCTGGGCTTGGGCTTTCCATCTGCAAAAAAATAGTCAACATGATGGGCGGGTCACTTTCTGTGGAAAGCAAAGACGGCGCAGGCTCGACCTTTCACTTCTGCATTCAATTCGATCTACCGCAAAAAACTGAATTCCAGAGTGAAGAACCGGCTGCAACACCAACCCCGTCTCTTGAGGGAGTATCGATTCTTTTGGCTGAAGATGACCATGTGAACCAAATCTCTATGGCGAGGGTGCTTGAAAAAAACGGTGCAACAGTATGTATCGCACAAAATGGTTCCGAAGCGTTGGCAATGCTCAGAAAGCATCCGTTCGACCTGGTTTTCATGGACCTGCAAATGCCAATCATGGACGGCCTTGACGCAACTGCAGCCATTCGAAGAGGAGAGGCTGGCGAGGCGAATAAAACAACCAAAATAATAGCCCTCACCGCCCATGCAATGTCTGAAGACTTCGACAAGACCATCGATGCCGGAATGGATATGCATTTGACAAAGCCTGTTGATTTCAATGAACTCAAAAAAGCCATTGCCAAAATGTTGAAATAA
- the lptF gene encoding LPS export ABC transporter permease LptF: MKIVHRQIFREHAKLFGLSTASLLGLIIMGRMLQLRELFLSQNLGLFDLLQLFVYLCPFFLLLIMPIACMLSVFLTFLRMSSDNEHIALKANGVSLYQLLPAPLVFGCLCTLCCYFISFYGLSWGMDNFKRTIIEYARTRSKIAIQAGVFNRDFPKLTFYAHKVDSEAGELEFVFVQDSTLKDTTVTVVAPYGRIEADAEKGEMSIAFRNGRIFRKHGDELNILQFGTYKVRLPLGRLLGGFKFDKDKPSEMSIGRLWRMHRDPPQKVLHDEGLRRKVETELVKRWALPFGCIVLGLFAFPVACAFRGLRQQYGLLLSMGLFLVYYTCFSVAVSLGETGAFSPYVGLWIPNVVFLGVGAVGVYYANQEKTLPVMTLLAYWRSWRAES, from the coding sequence GTGAAAATAGTTCATCGTCAGATATTCCGGGAGCATGCCAAGCTGTTCGGATTGAGTACCGCCAGTTTGCTGGGCCTGATCATCATGGGGCGCATGTTGCAGCTGCGGGAGTTGTTCCTTTCCCAGAACCTGGGATTGTTTGATCTGTTGCAGCTTTTTGTCTACCTGTGTCCTTTCTTCCTGCTCCTGATCATGCCTATCGCCTGCATGCTCAGCGTGTTTCTGACGTTTTTGCGAATGAGTTCGGACAATGAGCACATCGCACTCAAGGCCAACGGCGTGAGCCTGTATCAGTTGTTGCCAGCGCCGCTCGTTTTCGGGTGCTTGTGTACACTGTGCTGCTATTTCATATCGTTTTACGGCTTGTCGTGGGGTATGGACAATTTCAAGCGTACCATCATTGAATATGCCCGCACGCGGTCCAAGATTGCCATTCAGGCCGGGGTGTTCAACAGGGATTTTCCCAAACTGACATTCTATGCGCACAAGGTGGACAGCGAGGCCGGTGAGTTGGAATTCGTGTTTGTGCAGGATTCCACGCTCAAGGATACCACGGTCACGGTTGTTGCTCCATATGGCCGAATCGAGGCCGACGCGGAAAAAGGGGAGATGAGCATTGCCTTTCGCAATGGCAGGATTTTCCGCAAGCATGGCGACGAGCTCAATATTCTCCAATTCGGCACCTACAAGGTCCGGCTGCCTTTGGGCAGGCTGTTGGGCGGCTTCAAATTCGACAAGGACAAGCCAAGCGAAATGTCCATTGGCAGACTGTGGCGGATGCACAGAGATCCACCACAGAAAGTGCTGCATGACGAGGGGTTGCGCCGCAAGGTTGAAACCGAGTTGGTCAAGCGGTGGGCACTGCCGTTCGGCTGTATTGTGCTTGGACTGTTTGCCTTTCCGGTTGCCTGTGCGTTTCGCGGGCTTCGTCAGCAATACGGTCTGTTGCTCTCCATGGGATTGTTTTTGGTTTACTACACCTGTTTCTCCGTGGCCGTGAGCCTTGGTGAGACAGGGGCGTTTTCACCGTATGTCGGATTGTGGATTCCCAATGTCGTATTTCTCGGCGTCGGAGCGGTGGGCGTATATTATGCCAATCAGGAGAAGACTCTGCCCGTGATGACTTTGCTGGCCTACTGGCGGTCATGGAGGGCAGAGTCGTGA
- the yihA gene encoding ribosome biogenesis GTP-binding protein YihA/YsxC: MNRTLEIVKTIYEISQLEPMELSQVALAGRSNVGKSSLVNCLGGRKKLAKISSTPGKTRSLNYFLVHPDEFYLVDLPGYGYAKCSKAERAKWGQLIERYMTNNPWLKAVAVLLDSRLSPQKLDIEMTSYLKHMGIPVIPVLTKGDKIKQRERAAIQRQWRDLLQYDYMPLVVSSKTGMNRDKLWEILAQSANG, encoded by the coding sequence ATGAACCGAACTCTTGAAATAGTCAAAACAATCTATGAAATCAGCCAGCTTGAGCCCATGGAACTCTCTCAGGTCGCTCTTGCCGGACGATCCAACGTGGGCAAATCTTCATTGGTGAATTGCCTGGGCGGCAGAAAAAAGCTGGCAAAAATAAGCTCTACCCCGGGAAAAACACGCAGCCTCAACTATTTTCTGGTACACCCCGACGAATTTTATCTCGTTGACCTGCCCGGGTATGGATATGCAAAGTGCTCCAAGGCAGAACGCGCCAAATGGGGGCAACTCATTGAACGCTACATGACGAATAATCCCTGGCTCAAGGCTGTGGCCGTGCTGTTGGACTCGCGCCTGTCCCCCCAGAAACTGGATATTGAGATGACATCCTACCTCAAACACATGGGCATACCGGTCATCCCGGTGCTGACAAAGGGGGATAAGATCAAGCAGCGGGAGCGGGCCGCCATCCAACGCCAATGGCGCGATCTGCTCCAGTACGATTATATGCCTCTGGTCGTTTCAAGCAAAACCGGAATGAACAGGGATAAGCTCTGGGAAATTCTGGCCCAATCTGCCAACGGTTAA